In Mucilaginibacter celer, one DNA window encodes the following:
- a CDS encoding rhomboid family intramembrane serine protease — protein sequence MEALQTAPVACVIFIITIITSLLAFSNNNLYSRMMLHPYTVYRGKDIHTVITSGLIHRDWMHLFFNMLSYYFFAFNLEPVIGHWQFGMLYVLSLILSDMPTVVKHKNDYNYFSLGASGAVSAVIFSTILFDPWNKILIFPIPVAIWFWVFGILYLVYCHYASKYSRDQINHDAHFFGAISGLMITIVFNHHVLGEFIQRIISEAPEHFRF from the coding sequence ATGGAAGCTCTGCAAACGGCCCCCGTGGCCTGCGTTATTTTTATTATAACTATTATTACTTCATTACTGGCATTTTCAAACAACAACCTGTACAGCCGGATGATGCTGCACCCATACACGGTTTACCGGGGCAAGGATATCCACACCGTAATTACCAGCGGACTGATTCACCGCGATTGGATGCATTTATTTTTCAACATGCTGTCGTATTACTTTTTTGCTTTCAACCTCGAGCCGGTTATCGGGCATTGGCAATTTGGAATGCTGTATGTGTTGAGTCTTATCCTAAGCGATATGCCAACGGTGGTTAAGCATAAAAACGATTATAATTATTTTAGCCTTGGTGCTTCGGGCGCGGTAAGTGCCGTAATTTTCAGCACCATCTTATTCGATCCCTGGAATAAGATCCTGATTTTTCCTATTCCTGTGGCCATCTGGTTTTGGGTATTTGGAATCTTATACCTGGTATACTGCCATTACGCCTCGAAATACTCGCGCGATCAGATTAACCACGACGCGCACTTTTTTGGCGCTATAAGTGGCCTGATGATCACCATCGTTTTTAACCACCATGTTTTGGGCGAGTTTATTCAGCGGATTATTTCGGAAGCTCCAGAGCATTTCCGTTTTTAA
- a CDS encoding M14 family zinc carboxypeptidase: MKRFLSALLVYFIALQAKAQLTPFELSKDKNYTATYPEVIDYYQKLNKLYPQQMRLINYGTTDVGKPLTLIVLSKDKVFDPTLIKKQNKRVLLINNGIHPGEPEGIDASMMLVRDMLKNNALPKDVVICLIALYNIDGSLNRGLSRVNQNGPSAYGFRGNYRNLDLNRDFIKADSRNALTFTQILTTWKPEIFLDNHTSDGADYQYVMTLIETQKDKQNPILADYTTKTLTPYLYSKMKKSGYEMIPYGAGEEGLPDSGIVSFLETPRFATGFTAQHNIISYITETHMLKPFDKRVYATYDFMQHLIEINQRDAKLVGELKRKADEDVSKQKTFAMGWAVDNSRVDTITFKGYEAKYKTSEVSGLQRLYYDRDKPYTKTIKYFNSYKVTATADKPLAYVIPQAWGKIIDLFKLNGVQMKQLAHDTTLKLQIYYIADYKTAPRPFEGHYMHSGVKLNPVDMPVKFYSGDYVVYTNQPINRYIVETLEPQGVDSFFTWNFFDSMLSEKEYFSDYVFEDIAADLIKKDPSIKQKLEEAKKNDPKLAQSAEAQLFWVYRNSPYFEKTFLRYPLGRILTETKLDLK, from the coding sequence ATGAAGAGATTTTTATCAGCATTACTGGTTTATTTTATCGCCCTGCAGGCAAAAGCCCAGCTTACGCCTTTTGAGTTAAGCAAGGATAAAAACTATACGGCCACCTACCCCGAGGTTATTGATTACTATCAAAAACTTAACAAACTATACCCGCAACAAATGCGGCTCATTAACTATGGTACTACCGATGTCGGCAAACCATTAACGCTGATCGTGTTATCCAAAGATAAAGTATTTGATCCTACACTCATCAAAAAGCAAAACAAACGGGTACTGCTCATCAACAATGGCATCCACCCCGGCGAGCCGGAGGGTATTGATGCCAGTATGATGCTGGTGCGCGATATGCTTAAAAACAATGCCCTGCCCAAAGATGTGGTGATTTGCCTTATAGCCCTCTACAATATTGATGGCAGCCTTAACCGTGGTTTAAGCCGCGTTAACCAGAACGGCCCTTCGGCTTATGGCTTCAGGGGCAATTACCGTAACCTTGATTTGAACCGCGATTTTATTAAGGCCGATAGCCGCAATGCCCTGACGTTTACGCAAATTTTGACTACCTGGAAACCGGAGATCTTTTTAGATAACCATACCAGCGATGGTGCCGATTACCAGTATGTGATGACGCTGATTGAAACCCAAAAGGATAAGCAAAACCCCATCCTGGCCGATTATACCACCAAAACACTCACCCCGTACCTGTATAGTAAAATGAAAAAAAGCGGGTATGAAATGATCCCGTATGGTGCAGGTGAAGAAGGCCTCCCCGACTCGGGCATTGTTAGCTTTTTAGAAACACCCCGTTTTGCCACCGGCTTTACGGCCCAGCATAATATCATCAGCTATATTACCGAAACCCACATGCTTAAACCTTTTGATAAGCGCGTGTATGCCACTTATGATTTTATGCAGCACCTGATAGAGATCAATCAACGCGATGCCAAACTGGTAGGCGAACTGAAACGCAAGGCTGATGAAGATGTAAGTAAACAAAAAACTTTTGCCATGGGCTGGGCGGTTGATAACAGCCGGGTGGATACCATCACCTTTAAAGGCTACGAAGCCAAATACAAAACCAGCGAGGTAAGCGGTTTACAGCGTTTATATTACGACAGGGATAAACCCTACACCAAAACAATCAAATATTTTAACAGCTATAAAGTTACCGCCACAGCCGATAAGCCGCTGGCTTATGTAATTCCACAGGCGTGGGGTAAAATCATTGATCTGTTTAAGCTGAACGGCGTACAGATGAAACAACTGGCACATGACACCACGCTTAAACTGCAGATATATTACATTGCCGATTACAAAACCGCTCCCCGCCCTTTTGAAGGCCACTATATGCATAGCGGTGTAAAACTTAATCCGGTTGATATGCCTGTTAAATTTTACAGCGGCGATTATGTGGTATATACTAACCAGCCCATTAACCGTTATATCGTGGAAACGCTGGAGCCACAGGGTGTGGATTCGTTTTTTACCTGGAACTTTTTTGATTCGATGCTGAGCGAAAAGGAGTATTTTTCAGACTATGTATTTGAGGATATTGCCGCCGACCTGATCAAAAAAGATCCCTCCATCAAACAAAAACTGGAAGAGGCTAAAAAGAACGATCCCAAACTGGCCCAAAGCGCCGAAGCGCAATTGTTTTGGGTATACCGCAATTCGCCTTATTTTGAAAAAACATTTTTACGTTACCCCCTGGGCCGTATCTTAACTGAAACTAAACTCGATCTCAAATAA
- a CDS encoding prohibitin family protein has product MFIAVLGVIVLIVGIVLKQSPPPAGRFSGVVTGVGIAVVALGLLLNIFKVIEPGQVGVQTLFGKVQDQVLESGLHIINPAMEITVFDVQTQTYTMSAVSNEGQKEGDDAIRVLSSDGLEVTIDLSVLYKVKPDKAPYIMQNIGKNYVDKIVRPVARTAIRDNAVAYAAVDLYSTKRQEFQDKINLYITASFEKRGLELQQILVRNITLPASVRASIESKINAEQDAQKMQFVLQKEKQEAERKRVEAQGIADYQRILSTGLSDKQLQYEAIKAQKDIALSPNTKIIIIGGGKGNPIMLSDK; this is encoded by the coding sequence ACCGGTGTTGGCATTGCCGTGGTAGCATTAGGTTTACTACTCAATATTTTTAAAGTAATTGAACCTGGCCAGGTTGGCGTGCAAACCCTTTTTGGCAAAGTGCAGGACCAGGTGCTTGAAAGCGGTCTGCATATTATAAACCCCGCCATGGAAATAACCGTTTTTGATGTGCAAACCCAAACCTACACTATGAGTGCAGTGAGTAACGAGGGCCAAAAAGAGGGCGACGATGCCATCCGTGTACTATCATCAGACGGCCTGGAAGTAACCATCGACCTATCCGTACTTTACAAAGTTAAACCCGACAAAGCACCTTACATTATGCAGAACATAGGCAAAAACTATGTTGATAAAATTGTAAGGCCGGTAGCCCGAACCGCGATTCGTGATAACGCGGTTGCCTACGCCGCGGTCGACCTGTACTCTACCAAGCGCCAGGAATTTCAGGATAAAATAAACCTGTACATCACCGCCAGCTTTGAAAAACGCGGACTGGAACTACAACAAATCCTGGTGCGGAACATTACTCTGCCTGCATCGGTAAGGGCCAGCATCGAATCGAAGATCAATGCCGAGCAGGATGCCCAGAAAATGCAATTCGTGCTGCAAAAAGAAAAACAGGAAGCCGAACGTAAACGCGTGGAAGCACAAGGTATTGCCGATTACCAGCGCATTCTTTCGACCGGGCTATCGGATAAACAGTTGCAGTATGAGGCTATTAAGGCTCAGAAGGATATTGCGCTGTCGCCTAATACAAAGATCATTATCATTGGTGGAGGAAAGGGGAATCCTATTATGTTGAGTGATAAATGA
- a CDS encoding dipeptide epimerase, translating into MELTYQPYELQLKHAFTIAKFSRTSTPVMLVQINHDGKTGYGEASMVPYMGESHETATDFLNKVDISEFSYPFDFGSIIRYLDSIAPGNPAVKAAIDIALHDLDGKLKGKPCWQLLGSNPALMPVTSFTIGIDTPEMIIKKIKEAEGFKVIKVKLGRDTDKELITTIRSVTDVPLYVDANQGWTDLQQSLDMTYWLQEQGVQLIEQPMLKTDPDSNAWLTERSPIHIIGDEAVQRFEDVEKARGVYTGINIKLMKSAGLYEAKRMIDKARELDLKIMIGCMTETSCAALAGLAIAPQADWVDLDGPFLVSNNPYIMPEFADGKYILNEDDGLGLRF; encoded by the coding sequence ATGGAACTGACATATCAACCCTACGAGCTTCAGTTGAAGCATGCATTTACAATAGCCAAATTTTCGCGCACCTCAACGCCGGTAATGCTGGTGCAGATCAATCATGATGGTAAAACCGGTTACGGCGAGGCATCTATGGTGCCCTACATGGGCGAAAGCCACGAAACGGCTACGGATTTTTTGAATAAGGTTGATATTAGCGAATTCAGCTATCCTTTTGATTTTGGGTCGATCATCAGGTATCTGGATAGCATCGCCCCCGGTAATCCCGCTGTTAAAGCGGCCATTGATATTGCCCTGCACGATTTAGATGGTAAACTGAAAGGCAAGCCCTGCTGGCAATTATTAGGTAGCAACCCGGCGTTGATGCCAGTTACCAGTTTCACTATCGGCATTGATACGCCCGAAATGATCATCAAAAAAATAAAAGAAGCCGAAGGTTTTAAAGTGATTAAAGTAAAGCTGGGCCGCGATACCGATAAGGAATTGATCACCACCATTCGCTCAGTTACCGATGTGCCGCTGTATGTGGATGCCAACCAGGGCTGGACAGATTTACAGCAAAGCCTCGATATGACCTACTGGCTACAAGAGCAAGGCGTACAACTGATAGAACAGCCCATGCTAAAAACCGACCCGGATAGTAACGCCTGGCTTACCGAACGCAGCCCAATTCATATTATTGGAGATGAAGCCGTACAACGGTTTGAAGATGTGGAAAAAGCCAGAGGCGTTTACACCGGCATCAATATTAAACTAATGAAATCGGCCGGGCTGTATGAAGCAAAGCGAATGATAGACAAAGCCCGCGAGCTGGATTTAAAAATAATGATAGGCTGCATGACCGAAACCAGCTGCGCCGCCCTGGCAGGCTTAGCCATTGCCCCGCAGGCAGATTGGGTTGATTTGGACGGGCCGTTTTTGGTGAGCAATAACCCGTACATAATGCCTGAGTTTGCCGATGGGAAGTATATTTTGAATGAGGATGACGGGTTGGGATTGAGGTTTTAG
- a CDS encoding MmcQ/YjbR family DNA-binding protein: MNIEELRDYCLQKPGATEGFPFGEDTLVFKIAEKLFLLTNLQTGDRFNVKCDPEWAVELRERYPEVQPGYHMNKKLWNTVYMNGSLTRKQLCEMIDHSYEQVVKSLPKKVQAEITEL; the protein is encoded by the coding sequence TGCCTGCAAAAACCGGGTGCTACAGAGGGTTTCCCCTTTGGCGAAGATACCCTTGTATTTAAAATTGCCGAAAAACTGTTCCTGCTCACCAACCTGCAAACCGGCGACAGGTTTAATGTAAAATGCGACCCCGAATGGGCCGTAGAACTCCGCGAACGCTACCCCGAAGTACAGCCAGGCTACCACATGAACAAAAAACTCTGGAATACCGTGTACATGAACGGCTCGCTTACCCGCAAGCAACTTTGCGAAATGATTGACCACTCGTATGAGCAGGTGGTGAAAAGTTTGCCGAAGAAAGTGCAGGCGGAGATAACAGAGTTATAA